A genomic stretch from Setaria viridis chromosome 1, Setaria_viridis_v4.0, whole genome shotgun sequence includes:
- the LOC117855956 gene encoding uncharacterized protein — MAMVMENQQPLARMPLVPAPPVPPPPPPLPQAYKHRCKVCKKGFMCGRALGGHMRAHGVTDDGLSADDALDDDSSEAGSASTATATAKRMYALRTNPGRLRNCRVCENCGKEFTSWKSLLDHGRCNYDEEEGDLDGNIGDADNDGEEGEELALASGWSKGKRTRRAKVMVVGNGFITDEQLPAPSSEEEDLANFLVKLSSSSSATQPHVIIEDDQESCVVSKDAQMNQLLVPQPISMIAPVPQLKLLAPPQVLPHHVSTVPRGMFECKACKKVFTSHQALGGHRASHKKVKGCFAAKLESNRNDPPQPIVSSASDKVIVDAIPAMVGTERNPTSVNGNAEGDAVNIGTSVVAMATAAPEMAVDEVPAPSTAAPFKKKGKVHECSICHRVFMSGQALGGHKRCHWLTTGAGDPNAAVAKLQPFVTQDHVMHAMCQQLTLGRPMFDASDTFLDLNVPSNPSAEPAAARQAAELNDSVLSLNAPASLYMHSWAGHSNASNMNNRATSGHYDAAEATATEDEADSRGAKRAKIRDLKDMNMGGESSPWLQVGIGLPSKIDEKATQA; from the coding sequence ATGGCGATGGTTATGGAGAACCAGCAGCCGCTGGCGCGGATGCCGCTGGTCCCGGCGCCACCCGTaccccctccaccgccgccgctgccgcaagCGTACAAGCACCGGTGCAAGGTGTGCAAGAAGGGGTTCATGTGCGGGCGGGCGCTGGGCGGCCACATGCGGGCGCACGGCGTCACCGACGACGGGCTCAGCGCTGACGACGCCCTCGACGACGACTCTTCGGAGGCGGGCAgcgcgtcgacggcgacggcgacggcgaaaCGCATGTACGCGCTCCGCACCAACCCGGGCCGGCTCAGGAACTGCAGGGTGTGCGAGAACTGCGGGAAGGAGTTCACGTCGTGGAAGTCGTTGCTCGATCACGGCCGGTGCAActacgacgaggaggagggcgactTGGACGGCAACATCGGCGACGCCGACAATGATGGCGAAGAGGGAGAGGAGCTGGCGTTAGCCTCAGGTTGGTCCAAAGGAAAACGCACACGCCGCGCCAAGGTGATGGTCGTCGGAAATGGTTTCATAACCGATGAGCAATTGCCAGCCCCATCGAGCGAAGAGGAGGATCTCGCCAACTTCCTAGTCAAGCTATCATCGTCATCGAGCGCTACACAGCCCCACGTCATCATTGAGGATGATCAGGAGTCGTGCGTGGTGAGCAAGGATGCGCAAATGAATCAGCTTCTCGTGCCGCAGCCTATCTCGATGATAGCCCCTGTGCCACAGCTGAAGCTGCTGGCTCCACCACAGGTGCTACCACACCATGTCTCCACCGTGCCTCGTGGCATGTTCGAGTGCAAGGCGTGCAAGAAGGTCTTCACTTCTCACCAGGCTCTCGGCGGGCACCGTGCCTCCCACAAGAAAGTCAAGGGGTGTTTCGCCGCAAAGCTAGAAAGCAACCGCAACGATCCTCCGCAACCCATCGTCTCCTCTGCCAGTGACAAGGTCATTGTCGACGCCATCCCAGCCATGGTCGGTACCGAACGGAACCCTACCAGTGTCAATGGCAACGCGGAGGGTGATGCAGTCAACATTGGAACCTCCGTAGTTGCCATGGCCACTGCAGCACCTGAAATGGCCGTCGACGAGGTGCCGGCGCCGTCCACCGCTGCACCattcaagaagaaggggaaggtgCACGAGTGCTCCATCTGCCATCGCGTGTTCATGTCGGGGCAAGCCCTCGGCGGCCACAAGCGATGCCACTGGCTCACGACCGGCGCCGGTGACCCCAACGCGGCGGTCGCGAAGCTCCAGCCGTTCGTCACCCAAGACCACGTCATGCACGCCATGTGCCAGCAGCTCACCCTCGGGCGCCCGATGTTCGACGCGTCCGACACGTTCCTCGACCTCAACGTGCCATCGAACCCATCGGCGGAGCCAGCCGCCGCGAGACAAGCGGCCGAGCTGAACGACAGCGTGCTGAGCCTCAACGCGCCGGCGTCGTTGTACATGCACTCGTGGGCGGGGCACAGCAATGCGAGCAATATGAACAACAGGGCGACGAGCGGCCACTATGACGCGGCGGAGGCCACGGCCACGGAGGACGAAGCGGATAGCAGGGGCGCGAAACGAGCCAAGATCCGTGACCTCAAGGACATGAACATGGGTGGGGAGTCCTCGCCGTGGCTTCAAGTCGGCATTGGCCTTCCGTCCAAGATCGACGAGAAGGCTACTCAGGCGTGA
- the LOC117833897 gene encoding zinc finger protein ZAT9 codes for MSQAPTKLSPRLKVSTNHGKRKINPKKGKGKSEKKINRREKLAVPLYSNFPAALSLAHALSPHHFCSCRELSPSSASSLAMAKTTCKQCYRRFASPRALAGHMRSHSIAAAQAAAAADAAAAAAVKQQISSASSASTSFAAADEDSGFKMPASTYGLRENPKRSLRVADAAFSDHESEAESTPPHAKRVNAAAAWGEAEPVSSLSEVATPEEDVALSLMMLSRDSWPSGAFDGDDYSDDGSDDGYAPPAPLPPARAPARAPVEKRTQFQCVACKKVFRSYQALGGHRASNVRGGRGGCCAPPVAPPPPPQPQPPVPLPFPEHHDGDGDMDAKQQPRECPHCYRVFASGQALGGHKRSHVCGAAAAQASTATATATAAASTSSAAPPSPINNPGMIDLNVAPPSEEVELSAVSDPRFNPVA; via the coding sequence ATGAGCCAAGCACCAACAAAGCTCTCACCGCGATTGAAGGTGTCAACGAAccatggaaaaagaaaaataaatccgaagaaaggaaagggaaaatctgaaaagaaaataaataggagAGAGAAGCTGGCTGTTCCGCTATATTCTAACTTCCCCGCAGCTCTCTCGCTCGCTCACGCTCTCTCTCCTCACCATTTTTGCTCCTGCCGAGAGCTCTCCCCGAGCTCCGCAAGCTCTCTCGCCATGGCGAAGACCACATGCAAGCAGTGCTACCGCCGCTTCGCCAGCCCCCGTGCCCTCGCGGGCCACATGCGCTCGCACTCCATCGCCGcagcccaggcggcggcggcggctgatgcggctgcggcggcagccGTGAAGCAGCAGATCTCCTCGGCGTCCTCCGCATCGacctccttcgccgccgcggACGAAGACTCCGGCTTCAAGATGCCCGCTTCCACCTACGGTCTCCGGGAGAACCCGAAGCGCAGCCTGCGCGTGGCCGATGCCGCCTTCTCGGATCACGAGAGCGAGGCCGAGTCCACCCCGCCGCACGCCAAGCGCGTGAACGCCGCCGCAGCctggggcgaggcggagccggTGAGCTCGCTCTCGGAGGTGGCCACCCCGGAGGAGGACGTGGCGCTGTCCCTCATGATGCTCTCCCGCGACTCCTGGCCGTCGGGCGCGTTCGACGGGGACGACTACTCCGACGACGGGAGCGACGACGGCTACGCGCCCCCCGCTCCCCTCCCGCCGGCGCGGGCCCCCGCCCGGGCGCCGGTGGAGAAGCGGACGCAGTTCCAGTGCGTCGCGTGTAAGAAGGTGTTCCGCTCCTACCAGGCGCTCGGCGGGCACCGCGCCAGCAACGtacgcggcggccggggcgggtgCTGCGCGCCTCCCGtggctccccctcctcccccgcagCCCCAGCCGCCGGTGCCGCTGCCATTCCCGGAGCACCACGATGGGGACGGGGACATGGACGCGAAGCAGCAGCCGCGCGAGTGCCCCCACTGCTACCGCGTGTTCGCCTCGGGGCAGGCCCTGGGCGGCCACAAGCGGTCCCATGTgtgcggcgccgcggccgcgcaggcatcaaccgccaccgccaccgccaccgcagccgcctcgacctcctccgccgcccctccgtCCCCGATCAACAACCCCGGCATGATCGATCTGAACgtggcgccgccgtcggaggaggtggagctctCTGCCGTGTCAGATCCCCGCTTCAATCCGGTCGCTTGA